A genome region from Triticum aestivum cultivar Chinese Spring chromosome 2B, IWGSC CS RefSeq v2.1, whole genome shotgun sequence includes the following:
- the LOC123046463 gene encoding zinc transporter 3, protein MGATNHTLQALLPWLLLFVQQAAAASGGCECTTATDGADKQGAMKLKLVAIASILTAGAAGVLVPVLGRSMAALRPDGDIFFAVKAFAAGVILATGMVHILPAAFDGLTSPCIHKGGGDRNGFPFAGLVAMSAAMATMVIDSLAAGYYRRSHFSKARPLDNIDMPGDEEGRADHPHMHAHGHSHGEAIVVSSPEEAAIADTIRHRVVSQVLELGILVHSVIIGVSLGASVRPSTIKPLVGALSFHQFFEGIGLGGCIVQANFKVRATIIMATFFSLTAPVGIVLGIAISSSYNVHSSTAFIIEGVFNSASAGILIYMSLVDLLATDFNNPKLQTNTKLQLMTYLALFLGAGMMSMLAIWA, encoded by the exons ATGGGCGCCACCAATCATACCTTGCAAGCGCTGCTCCCATGGCTCCTCCTGTTCGTGCAGCAGGCCGCCGCGGCCAGCGGCGGGTGCGAGTGCACGACCGCCACGGACGGGGCGGACAAGCAGGGCGCGATGAAGCTGAAGCTGGTCGCCATCGCGTCCATCCTCACCGCCGGGGCGGCTGGCGTGCTGGTGCCGGTGCTCGGCCGCTCCATGGCCGCGCTGCGCCCCGACGGCGACATCTTCTTCGCGGTCAAGGCGTTTGCCGCTGGCGTCATACTTGCCACCGGCATGGTGCACATCCTGCCGGCGGCGTTCGACGGGCTCACCTCCCCGTGCATCCACAAAGGCGGCGGGGACAGGAACGGCTTCCCTTTTGCCGGCCTTGTGGCCATGTCTGCAGCCATGGCCACAATGGTGATAGACTCGCTGGCTGCTGGGTACTACCGCCGGTCTCACTTCAGCAAGGCGCGCCCACTTGACAACATTGACATGCCCGGAGATGAGGAAGGGAGGGCCGATCATCCACATATGCACGcgcatggccattcacatggtGAGGCAATTGTTGTCAGCTCACCGGAGGAGGCGGCGATAGCTGACACAATCCGGCACAGGGTGGTATCTCAG GTTCTAGAGCTGGGAATCTTGGTGCATTCAGTGATAATTGGTGTGTCATTAGGAGCATCTGTGAGGCCATCCACCATCAAGCCTCTGGTCGGTGCCCTCAGCTTCCATCAATTCTTTGAAGGCATAGGCTTGGGTGGTTGCATTGTACAG GCTAATTTCAAGGTAAGGGCAACCATCATCATGGCAACGTTTTTCTCCCTGACCGCACCCGTGGGCATCGTGCTAGGGATTGCGATTTCATCTAGCTATAATGTGCATAGCTCTACTGCCTTCATTATTGAGGGAGTCTTCAACTCAGCCTCGGCAGGGATTTTGATCTACATGTCCCTGGTGGACCTTCTAGCAACAGATTTCAATAACCCAAAGCTACAGACAAATACAAAGCTTCAGCTGATGACATATCTTGCACTTTTCCTAGGTGCAGGGATGATGTCCATGCTTGCCATATGGGCATAG